The region ATTCTCATAACCATATCTTGTGGATATCCTATTAATATCAATGAATTAGATTTATAGTGCACTGAAACAGCTAAACGTATCGTGAGTTGTTATGCCTCCTACTGTACATAAACTGCTACTGCATAGTAATTCTATATCACATAAATTACCTTTGCCAATCGGGGTATATAGATGCATCGGagagtttaaataaacagataagAAATTCTAGACTTAAGCACAcggcaaaaatatcaaagttaaaCACAATGATGAATCAGATGCACTACCTTCTAGTAAGATCAGATCCAAAAGTATCAAGCATatcttttagaaaacataagaGCTATCGAGGAAAACCATTACCAGatgaagttattaaattaattgtaatgtaaataataaaataaatgtaacaaaataGAGTTTTTCTTCTCTATGTATCAACATcgtttaaaaaccttttttttttaaatattaagtaaagCAATATATCAAGATAATGTGTTTGTCTTAAAGATTCTAAAacttgaagaaaattttttttgtgcgCGTATAGTCACCTTTAACGCGCGCATACGCGCATTAAAAGCGTCGAAGCTgcgcgtaaaaaaaaaaaaattatcaacaaatttgaaatctttgacccaaaaaatattattttgatatataacagtatttatttacaatttatgtcaaattttgtctaatttttgccgttttttgATTGTCCTGAGTCACTGTGCGCCACATCACTCCGACACACACAAGATGCATGTAGTCAAGATTAAATCTGCTAACCATTCCAATTTTAGGCTCTTTTAGGGGACTGACAGCATGACGATGTGCATGATCATGCTTTTCGTCAAAAGATGCATCAGTGCTCAATGGTGAACTCACTTCTGGTAATATAACTTTTCCGTCAACCAATTCACTTTTCTGGATGCAGCGCTGACATGAATTATAACCTAAATgcatttttatgcattttaaaaaagctcGTGCTGGTGCGTCACAAACAAAGTTAGAAATAGTAActtgaataaagttattttcaattaaaatatcttctttttcaagaacttttatttcagaaatgaaatcatttaaaaattctctGATACATGCAGGCTTTTTATTGCCACCATAGATACCAATGGTAAATGGTTTCTCACAAGCAGAGCCTTTGAAAATTCCAAGTCCAGGCCTCAATTGATAACTCGAGCTTTTGTATGTGGGTAAACCgtcaatattaattaaaaaacatatagaGCTATTTAACAAACAATTCAATTCTTTTGCATAGAGCATTTTAACTACATTATCTCTGACCCCAACATGTCAATATAAACTACCCTCTTTTAAATGAATTACATTTGTTTGTCTTGGAGTCTGCAATATAGTGCGGGTATCAATAGGTAAGAATTTATGGAAAGGGTGAAAAAGTTGCAACAGTTGTAAAAAATGAGTTACTAGTATGTTACAATTTAAAGCCCATACAGAAGGTAACTTAACCCTAAttcaattactttaaaaacttcataattacatttatattattttttaatttaaactaaatttaaatcttttttaaacataatatttttgttcttgAGAAAATGATAAACGTATTCAAAATCAATATAACTTAAGTTGTTAcatatgaatattatttttttttcggttaaaaatcaatttttttcgtttaaatcATAGGTTTTGATACGCGTAATTTTAGCCGTACTTTATATTATCTCAAccatttatattgttttctctttaaaatttgtagaattttttaataataaaggaTTAATGATcagtgtttttaaataataaatttttttttctttattaaggcATCAAAAgtcatttaatagtttttaaaatgtcatttttgaCAACTAAAGAAAAATCATATTGGAAAAAACGTCGTGATgtcaaaaaattgttgatatgTATCTCGCAGAAGATTTTGAGTTAAGTCAAAATGTTATCGTGGATACTACAGGTAGTGATGTTACATCTTTTAATCCAGTTAATACGCAAGAGTTTGCCAAATTGGACAACTTGATGATTGACTCAATAAGTGTATACAGTTCAGAAGATATTATTGATTCTTTGGAATCCGAATCTTCCAATGAGGATGCGTCAGACGAACAGTTAAATCCACTTTTGAGAGAAAgtcagaaaataaaataaaaatcattgaaGTTTTTATTACTACGTTTATTTTAAGAGCCATTTTCTGATAAAATCAGGCAAAAGTACTGTCGGCTCAAAAGTGATATCCTTTATTCGCGGTCAATTTTATATACAGTAATGCTAATAgggtaaaaaaaaagcttgtaaatttttttttttaatatttctagttCCTGAGTTATGGTCGGACAAACATTTGCCCTTTTAATACTTGAAAAGTCACTTTTGgggttttatgatttttaaactaAGATTAAAAGCAATGAGACCACTGCATCCTAAGCTTCTTTTCATATTATGGAAGTACAGGTAAAACTCtgggaaaaaaatcaaaaaacctgAGGACAACCTTTCCTTTGTCTAAAAATCATAAGCTAAAATCACACATTTTTGAATTTGGGGCctactttaaatacatttatctTGGAGCGTAAAAAGTGCCCGCGACTTATCTTATTCTTTTTTGATCTCATTGTTATTTGAATGATATAAAGAAACGCAGAggatattgtttacaaaaaacttataagttatcaaagtgtcaaaaaatgttttaattagcGTTCAAATATCAGCCCATATGGGAAATGGGAAAGGTACCAAGATTGAAGATGCAGATTTTATATTACTccatattacaatttttttaatccgAAAAAAAACTTAGAGGGTAATATTTCATTGTTAAAATAACTCCACCacaaaaagtcaaattttatatatatttaaaaaaaaaaaacccgaaTGTAGCAGCGGAATTAatcaatatattatatgatgTCGTTATCTTATTATGTCATTGTTTGCGTCATAAATCAGTTTTACATATCCTATATCTTTGATTTTATCGCATTGTTGCTAGAAATGCCTTTTGGGCTTTTTCAAATTGATCATCCACAAGCTTATAGTCTCCAGACGGTAAAGGTGGTAGAATTCCACAAATGATTTCACTGCTGTCTTTGTACTTTATAACATCAGGAAAAGCTGGCTACTTAAAAAAGTTCTTGACTGCAGAAGCATACAGCTCACCATGTAACCATCACTGAGAACCTAATATGATTAATGatctttctaatttaaaaaatagtttgaaaaatctGATTCTCATTTGACAAAAGTAAAACTTCGTTTAAATTTAGTGACACATTCAATATGatcaaataatgtttaaaaaaaatgtttttatttgaatgaaaaacattttttttaaacattgaatgAAAATGAAGTACCTCATTTATAATCCCAGGATACCAATTgccaatataaataacaacaatcCAATTGTTTTCATGCCATGTACCAGATAAATCAATGGCAATGCTTATAATCTCCTTTTCAAATTCTTCATTTGCTAATTCTTCTTGACCTACcgaaagaaaaatataaatatttatacaaacacttgtaaaaatatttataattacaaaataatattaaaatatatattaatgagagtagatataaaaattattaccttGATCTGCTGTCTCTTCTTCTTCTTCGTTATCCGCATTAGTACTACCAACATCAATTGGTTCATTTAATCTTTCGTCTTTTTTTAACCTGCTCTGACGTGAAAATAGTGATCTTATTTGCTGAGTTGTTACGTATTCTGAGACTTGAAGCTCTTTACTTATCAAAAGGTGCACCTGCtctgggctaaatttttttccagataCTTCACCTTCCATAAagagtttatataatatatctttttgtcTCATACTATACCGGAAGTTACTGCGTGTAGGTAAAGCCCAACCTTTAACATATTTGCTAATGTCAGAACATTCTTCCTCAAATACCTCCTGTTGTGAGTTTGGTTTATAACTATGTAAGTTTGGCTGAACTTGCATCTTCATTATGAAACTCTGTCTCAAGTTATCCATTCCTGATTTTAAAGTGCTGATAATGTGTCTTCCCGACATCATGTGTTCTTCTAGTTCTTCTGATGTATGGAATGATCCATTACAAATTGGCTCAGAGCaaaagtgaaataaatttaGTGATCTATCTTTGCGAAACTTTTCCTtcatattgcttttaaaaactcTTGTTTTCTTGTCAGTATCACTATATGGGtgtgttaaaaacatttgcagATCAAAATTGACATTAGAATATTCTTATTTAACTCCTTCGCCAACTGCATGGTATCGCCACATTGTCATATAGTTATGAAAGAACTCAAACGAATGATACTGActtattttagctatttttgTTCCACTCAACTCGCTTTTGCCCTTTTTGTGGCAACACCAACAGCAGAATTTTTCAGCCCATGTCCGTAGTATAAAGCAGTATAAATGTCCTCTGCACACATCAAATCGTTACCAGCGTCAACAAAGCTACAAATCAATGACTTTGCTCCGACAGCTTCTTTGTCGCACTGATCCTTGCCACGACAAGGTTCGTTATAATCGTAGCGCTTAAGCTGTATTTGGTTATTTTTGCACAACATAAAAAGAGCTTCCATAATAAAGCTGCCATGGTACGATGAAGCATTGTCAGATTTTGCAAAGAGTTTATTAACAGCAGAATGATCGTGCTTAAACTTTGGAAGAACTAATTGGGCAATTGAAAGTGTTTCCGATAAACCTTGCTCACACCTATGAAGAGCTGTAAAATACAcctttttatgtaaaatgttgtttttcttagtGAAGAAAATGTCTACATGCAGTGACATCCccttttttccaaaatattctttttgacCTTCCCTGAATTTGGATGGTAGAACTTTTTGGCAATAGTCTTTAAACCAAAATCCAGTTTCTTTATCAAGACTttcaaaagcaaaaactttGGCTTTTTTCTGTTGACAATCAcgcattaaatgttttttataatcaatGATATCTTTTTCAGCAATTTCAATATCGTAAATAGTATCCTCGTTGGCTGAATTATTTGATGCTAATCTTTTTATCTCAAATAAggatttgtttaaatttttacactCATAACAAATCTTATCATTAGTTGCTTTTGAAATCTGTTGCAATTGCTTGTCGGTTAAATCACTCAAAGCAAATATTGGGCAGTGGGAGATTTAGGGTAGGTCGCACTGCACTTAAACTGGAAATTAGTTTTGTCATATCGTTTGCTGCGTTCAAATAAATTACTCAGCTCTCTATTTTGGTACTTCAAAGATAAATCTTGCAACATAGAGAAACTATTCATAGCTGCAGCAGTAATATCATCCAGTCCCGCTGAACGTTTTTGTTGAGATGGTTTAACAGGATGAATTATTCGCCACAAACTGCTTTCCGATAAAGGAGAGTAGATCTCACTTCTGCAAACTTCATTATAAAATGCAATTGTATGACTCATTTTAGCTGTCAAAACTGCACgagatattttatatacatcatttgagttaaatttaatttttgtgacTCCATATGAAACATCTTGAAGAAGATTGCTGTTAAATATGAAATCGAAAAAATGTTCAGCTT is a window of Hydra vulgaris chromosome 15, alternate assembly HydraT2T_AEP DNA encoding:
- the LOC136092022 gene encoding uncharacterized protein LOC136092022, producing MLYAKELNCLLNSSICFLINIDGLPTYKSSSYQLRPGLGIFKGSACEKPFTIGIYGGNKKPACIREFLNDFISEIKVLEKEDILIENNFIQVTISNFVCDAPARAFLKCIKMHLGYNSCQRCIQKSELVDGKVILPEVSSPLSTDASFDEKHDHAHRHAVSPLKEPKIGMVSRFNLDYMHLVCVGVMWRTVTQDNQKTAKIRQNLT
- the LOC136091554 gene encoding uncharacterized protein LOC136091554 gives rise to the protein MFLTHPYSDTDKKTRVFKSNMKEKFRKDRSLNLFHFCSEPICNGSFHTSEELEEHMMSGRHIISTLKSGMDNLRQSFIMKMQVQPNLHSYKPNSQQEVFEEECSDISKYVKGWALPTRSNFRYSMRQKDILYKLFMEGEVSGKKFSPEQVHLLISKELQVSEYVTTQQIRSLFSRQSRLKKDERLNEPIDVGSTNADNEEEEETADQGQEELANEEFEKEIISIAIDLSGTWHENNWIVVIYIGNWYPGIINEVLSDGYMVSCMLLQSRTFLSSQLFLML